One genomic segment of Catalinimonas alkaloidigena includes these proteins:
- a CDS encoding glycosyltransferase family 2 protein, translating to MDTKKISVLTPSYNSGKYIERAIQNVLSQDYQNWEHIIVDGQSKDETINILKKYPHLKWISEPDQGQSDAMNKAFQMCTGDIIVYLNADDWFEDNIFLHVCSEFDRNQNVDMLVGNLIVYFEGKKKELRKPSIVYEDILSYWKTLFPGNPVSYFYKRELQSKIGQFPINYHYTMDYWFLLKAYQIGKVGYLDETFGTFYIDGFNKTATSFVLQNLHITLLKHLALRDPLNIFNIYKKYISFFGFRRTIEYQQFFWYVRRIMQLAGLKRK from the coding sequence ATGGATACAAAAAAGATCTCAGTTCTGACACCTTCTTATAATTCGGGTAAGTATATTGAGCGGGCTATCCAAAATGTGCTTAGCCAAGATTATCAGAATTGGGAACATATTATTGTAGATGGTCAAAGTAAGGATGAAACAATCAATATATTAAAGAAGTATCCTCATTTGAAGTGGATATCCGAGCCTGATCAGGGACAATCTGATGCCATGAATAAGGCCTTTCAGATGTGTACTGGCGATATCATTGTATATTTAAATGCGGATGACTGGTTTGAGGATAATATTTTTTTGCATGTTTGCAGCGAGTTCGACAGAAACCAAAATGTAGACATGTTGGTGGGTAACCTAATTGTATATTTTGAAGGTAAGAAGAAAGAATTGAGAAAGCCTTCTATAGTATATGAGGACATATTGAGCTACTGGAAAACATTATTTCCTGGAAATCCGGTGAGTTATTTTTATAAAAGAGAGCTACAATCTAAAATAGGCCAATTTCCTATCAATTATCACTATACTATGGATTATTGGTTTCTCTTAAAGGCATATCAAATTGGTAAGGTCGGGTATTTGGATGAAACATTTGGCACTTTTTATATAGACGGTTTTAATAAAACGGCAACTTCTTTTGTCTTACAGAATTTACATATTACGTTGCTTAAGCATTTAGCACTTAGGGACCCACTTAACATATTTAACATATACAAAAAATACATAAGTTTTTTTGGTTTTAGAAGGACAATAGAGTATCAGCAGTTTTTTTGGTACGTAAGAAGAATTATGCAACTTGCAGGCCTGAAACGAAAATGA
- a CDS encoding DUF5672 family protein, with product MNNNKNLVAVVIPFHKSEMSEIEEVSFINNTKILNRYPIYLLLPEGTNADRFLQIAPNIRLLFFHPRYFSSYSAANHFWIQKDLYDYFKQFKFILKCELDSYVFKDELEYWCARNYDYIGAPWIDSKKWIPILQNALHSENIIFKKIKYVLSKRTRSKNIFVGNSGLSLRKVSVFRLVSRLLPLFIPNLEKFSVQEDFIWSFYVASYFSFFNIPDYKEALQFSIETEPRECYRLNNYQLPFGCHAWEKYDMDFWKNHMKV from the coding sequence ATGAATAATAATAAGAATCTGGTAGCCGTAGTGATACCATTTCATAAGAGTGAAATGAGTGAGATAGAAGAGGTATCATTTATTAATAATACTAAGATACTTAACAGGTATCCAATTTACCTCCTGTTACCTGAGGGTACTAACGCAGATAGGTTCCTGCAAATTGCGCCTAACATTAGATTATTATTTTTTCATCCTAGATATTTTAGTTCTTACTCAGCAGCCAATCATTTTTGGATACAAAAAGACCTTTATGATTATTTTAAGCAGTTTAAATTCATTTTAAAATGTGAGCTGGATTCTTATGTCTTTAAAGATGAACTTGAGTACTGGTGTGCTAGAAATTATGATTATATAGGTGCCCCTTGGATTGATAGCAAAAAATGGATACCTATTTTACAAAACGCTTTACATTCGGAAAACATAATTTTTAAGAAAATAAAGTATGTCTTAAGTAAGAGGACAAGAAGTAAGAATATTTTTGTTGGGAATAGTGGATTATCATTAAGAAAAGTAAGTGTATTTAGATTGGTAAGCAGGTTGTTACCTCTCTTTATTCCTAATCTAGAAAAGTTTAGCGTACAAGAAGACTTCATTTGGTCTTTTTACGTAGCAAGTTATTTCTCATTCTTCAATATACCTGATTACAAAGAGGCCTTACAATTCTCTATAGAGACTGAACCAAGGGAATGTTATCGCTTAAACAATTATCAGCTTCCTTTTGGGTGTCATGCCTGGGAAAAGTATGATATGGATTTCTGGAAAAACCATATGAAGGTTTAA
- a CDS encoding glycosyltransferase family 2 protein produces the protein MSTYHKQGGGEQRPPYIDAKFNIHDIVLSTPRQWPKISIVTPSYNQGQFIEETILSVINQNYPNLEYIIIDGGSTDNTIDVIRKYEKYITYWISEADEGQTDAINKGLAKCTGEVFNWLNSDDYFEPEALIQIGKAFKDSSTYVFSGKERRVNEKGGEIEISDGTSILDTLSKTIGKCHIDQPSTFFRLSALKPLLPLNNAFHYLMDGEIWMRYLLYWGQENVVKSNAILVNFRHHNTSKTISLYTNFQIDKNTFENNLIKKFAIDNIIKNILLGRESWNYSKKLKINFHIDENVIISFFCARSITQLYSDGKYTSAKKCLMFIKTHYPNLFNLYPALNYYMKVLLIPVDILSFVRNVKKSLSGYFYK, from the coding sequence ATGAGTACTTATCATAAACAAGGTGGAGGTGAACAAAGACCACCTTACATTGATGCTAAATTCAATATCCATGATATAGTATTAAGTACTCCAAGGCAATGGCCGAAAATATCCATTGTCACTCCAAGCTACAATCAAGGACAGTTTATTGAAGAAACTATTCTTTCAGTGATTAATCAAAACTATCCTAACTTAGAATACATTATCATTGACGGAGGAAGTACAGATAATACGATTGATGTTATAAGAAAATATGAAAAGTATATTACTTATTGGATAAGTGAAGCAGATGAAGGTCAAACTGATGCTATTAACAAAGGTTTAGCTAAGTGTACAGGAGAAGTATTTAATTGGCTAAATAGTGATGATTATTTCGAGCCAGAGGCATTAATACAAATTGGCAAAGCTTTTAAAGACTCAAGTACATATGTGTTTTCTGGAAAAGAAAGAAGAGTTAATGAAAAAGGAGGTGAAATTGAAATTAGTGATGGCACAAGTATATTAGACACTTTGTCAAAGACAATTGGTAAATGTCATATAGATCAACCTTCCACGTTTTTCAGATTGTCTGCGCTAAAGCCTTTATTGCCCCTAAATAATGCTTTCCATTACTTAATGGATGGAGAAATATGGATGAGGTATTTACTGTATTGGGGACAGGAAAATGTAGTGAAATCTAATGCGATATTAGTTAACTTTAGGCATCATAACACCTCAAAAACAATTTCATTGTACACTAATTTTCAAATTGATAAAAACACCTTTGAAAACAATCTGATAAAAAAATTCGCAATAGATAATATAATAAAAAATATTTTATTAGGCAGAGAATCTTGGAATTATTCAAAAAAACTTAAGATCAATTTTCACATTGATGAAAATGTGATTATAAGTTTTTTTTGTGCAAGATCAATTACTCAGCTTTACAGTGATGGCAAATATACAAGTGCAAAAAAGTGCTTGATGTTTATTAAAACTCATTATCCTAACCTTTTTAATTTGTATCCTGCCTTAAATTATTATATGAAAGTTCTTTTAATTCCTGTTGATATTTTATCTTTTGTTCGGAATGTAAAAAAATCATTGTCAGGCTATTTCTATAAATAA